A single region of the Pseudomonas solani genome encodes:
- a CDS encoding MerR family transcriptional regulator — protein MLEPSHNDELPTIPGKRYFTIGEVSELCAVKPHVLRYWEQEFPQLNPVKRRGNRRYYQRQDVLMIRQIRALLYDQGFTIGGARQRLSGDEAKDDTTQYKQLIRQTIAELEDVLMVLRK, from the coding sequence ATGCTGGAACCAAGTCATAACGACGAATTGCCGACAATCCCCGGCAAGCGTTACTTCACTATTGGCGAGGTCAGCGAGCTCTGCGCAGTCAAGCCCCACGTGCTGCGTTACTGGGAGCAGGAATTTCCCCAGCTCAACCCGGTAAAACGACGCGGCAACCGGCGCTACTACCAGCGCCAGGATGTGCTGATGATTCGGCAGATCCGGGCGCTGCTATACGACCAGGGCTTTACCATCGGCGGGGCGCGCCAGCGTCTCTCCGGTGACGAAGCGAAGGACGACACCACCCAATACAAGCAGCTCATCCGGCAGACCATCGCCGAGCTTGAAGACGTCCTCATGGTTCTGCGTAAGTAA
- the pheT gene encoding phenylalanine--tRNA ligase subunit beta — protein sequence MKFSEQWLRSWVSPQVSRDELVARLSMAGLEVDSVTPVAGAFSGVVVGEVLSTEQHPDADKLRVCQVSNGSETFQVVCGAPNVRPGLKIPFAMIGAELPGDFKIKKAKLRGVESFGMLCSANELKISEDHGGLMELAADAPVGEDFRRYLELDDVVIELGLTPNRGDCLNLSGLAREVGALYDAPVTRLAIAPVAPSHDEVRPVEVLAPKACPRYLGRVVRNVDLSKPTPLWMVERLRRADVRSIDAAVDITNYVMLELGQPMHAFDLAEINGGIRVRMAEEGEKIVLLDGQEVSLRADTLVIADHTRALAIAGVMGGEHSGVSDKTRDLFLEAAFFDTIAVAGKARSYGLHTDSSHRFERGVDWQLAREAMQRATALLLDIVGGEAGPIIESVSEASLPSVAPVTLRAERIAQMLGMEMDAAEVERLLTALGLGVTSAGQGQWTVEVPSHRFDISLEVDLIEELGRLYGYNRLPVRYPQARLAPKARSESAVELPALRRLLVARGYQEAITYSFIDPKLFELFNPGVQPLMLANPISADMAAMRSSLWPGLVKALQHNLNRQQGRVRLFESGLRFVGQLEGLKQEAMLAGVVCGKRLPEAWAHGRDGVDFYDVKADVEALLGAAGALDGFDFVPGEHNALHPGQTARIERDGQLVGYLGAIHPELAKALDLDQPVYLFELVLAEVMRGRLPKFRELSRFPEVRRDLALLVDREVAAEAVLDTIREAAGEWLTDLRLFDVYHGKGIDPLRKSLAVGLTWQHPSRTLNDDEVNTTTQNIVTSLEERFNATLRK from the coding sequence ATGAAATTCAGTGAACAGTGGCTGCGGAGCTGGGTAAGCCCGCAGGTATCCCGCGACGAGCTGGTGGCCCGTCTGTCGATGGCCGGCCTGGAAGTGGACAGCGTCACCCCCGTTGCCGGCGCCTTCAGCGGCGTGGTCGTGGGTGAGGTGCTGAGCACCGAACAGCACCCCGATGCCGACAAGCTGCGCGTATGCCAGGTCAGCAACGGCAGCGAAACCTTCCAGGTGGTGTGCGGCGCGCCCAACGTGCGCCCCGGCCTGAAGATCCCCTTCGCCATGATCGGCGCCGAGCTGCCGGGCGACTTCAAGATCAAGAAAGCCAAGCTGCGCGGTGTCGAATCCTTCGGCATGCTCTGCTCGGCCAACGAACTGAAGATCAGCGAAGACCACGGCGGCCTCATGGAGCTCGCCGCCGATGCGCCGGTGGGTGAAGACTTCCGCCGCTACCTGGAGCTGGACGACGTCGTCATCGAGCTGGGCCTCACCCCCAACCGCGGTGACTGCCTCAACCTCTCCGGCCTGGCCCGCGAAGTCGGCGCGCTCTACGACGCCCCGGTCACCCGCCTAGCCATCGCCCCGGTCGCCCCGTCCCATGACGAAGTGCGCCCGGTCGAAGTCCTCGCGCCCAAGGCCTGCCCGCGCTACCTCGGCCGCGTCGTGCGCAATGTCGACCTCTCCAAGCCCACCCCGCTGTGGATGGTCGAGCGCCTGCGTCGCGCCGACGTACGCAGCATCGACGCCGCTGTCGACATCACCAACTACGTGATGCTCGAACTCGGCCAGCCCATGCACGCCTTCGACCTCGCCGAAATCAACGGCGGCATCCGTGTGCGCATGGCGGAAGAGGGCGAGAAGATCGTCCTGCTCGACGGTCAGGAAGTCAGCCTGCGTGCCGACACCCTCGTCATCGCCGACCACACCCGCGCCCTGGCCATCGCCGGCGTAATGGGTGGCGAGCACAGCGGCGTCAGCGACAAGACCCGCGACCTGTTCCTCGAAGCCGCCTTCTTCGACACCATCGCCGTTGCCGGCAAGGCCCGTTCCTATGGCCTGCACACCGACTCCTCGCACCGCTTCGAGCGTGGCGTGGACTGGCAACTCGCCCGCGAAGCCATGCAGCGCGCCACCGCGCTGCTGCTGGACATCGTCGGCGGCGAAGCTGGTCCCATCATCGAAAGCGTCAGCGAAGCCAGCCTGCCGAGCGTCGCCCCGGTCACCCTGCGTGCCGAGCGCATCGCCCAAATGCTGGGCATGGAGATGGACGCCGCCGAAGTCGAGCGCCTGCTCACTGCGCTGGGCCTGGGCGTCACCTCCGCTGGCCAGGGCCAATGGACGGTGGAAGTCCCCAGCCACCGCTTCGACATCAGCCTGGAAGTGGACCTGATCGAAGAGCTCGGCCGCCTCTACGGCTACAACCGCCTGCCGGTTCGCTACCCGCAAGCGCGTCTGGCGCCCAAGGCCCGTTCCGAATCCGCCGTCGAGCTGCCGGCCCTGCGTCGCCTGCTGGTCGCCCGCGGCTACCAGGAAGCGATCACCTACAGCTTCATCGATCCCAAGCTGTTCGAGCTGTTCAACCCTGGCGTGCAGCCGCTGATGCTGGCCAACCCCATCTCTGCCGACATGGCCGCCATGCGCTCCTCCCTGTGGCCGGGCCTGGTCAAGGCGCTGCAGCACAACCTCAACCGCCAGCAGGGCCGCGTTCGCCTGTTCGAAAGCGGCCTGCGCTTCGTCGGCCAGCTGGAAGGGCTCAAGCAGGAAGCCATGCTCGCCGGCGTCGTCTGCGGCAAGCGCCTGCCCGAAGCCTGGGCCCACGGCCGTGACGGCGTGGACTTCTATGACGTGAAGGCCGACGTCGAAGCCCTGCTCGGCGCCGCCGGTGCGCTGGATGGTTTCGACTTCGTGCCCGGCGAGCACAACGCCCTGCACCCGGGCCAAACCGCCCGCATCGAGCGCGACGGCCAACTGGTCGGCTACCTCGGCGCCATCCACCCCGAGCTGGCAAAAGCCCTGGACCTGGATCAGCCGGTCTACCTCTTCGAGCTGGTATTGGCTGAAGTTATGCGCGGCCGCCTGCCCAAATTCCGCGAGCTTTCGCGCTTCCCTGAAGTGCGTCGCGACCTGGCTCTGCTGGTGGATCGCGAGGTGGCCGCCGAGGCCGTACTCGACACCATCCGCGAGGCGGCGGGCGAGTGGTTGACGGACCTCAGGCTATTTGACGTCTATCACGGTAAAGGTATTGATCCGCTTAGAAAAAGCCTGGCCGTCGGCTTGACCTGGCAGCATCCATCGCGCACTCTTAACGACGATGAGGTGAACACCACAACGCAGAACATCGTCACCTCGCTGGAAGAAAGGTTCAACGCCACGTTAAGGAAGTAG
- the pheS gene encoding phenylalanine--tRNA ligase subunit alpha — protein MENLDALVSQALEAVQNTDDVNALEQIRVHYLGKKGELTQVMKTLGDLPAEERPKVGALINTAKERVQDALNARKDSLEQAALGAKLAAERIDVTLPGRGQVSGGLHPVTRTLERVEQFFTHIGYGIAEGPEVEDDYHNFEALNIPGHHPARAMHDTFYFNANMLLRTHTSPVQVRTMESQQPPIRIVCPGRVYRCDSDITHSPMFHQVEGLLVDEGISFADLKGTIEEFLRVFFEKDLGVRFRPSFFPFTEPSAEVDMQCVMCSGKGCRVCKQTGWLEVMGCGMVHPNVLRMSGIDPEKYQGFAFGMGVERLAMLRYGVNDLRLFFDNDLRFLAQFR, from the coding sequence ATGGAAAATCTGGATGCGCTGGTCTCTCAAGCGCTTGAGGCAGTGCAAAACACCGACGACGTGAATGCCCTTGAGCAGATTCGCGTTCATTACCTTGGCAAGAAAGGCGAACTGACTCAGGTGATGAAGACCCTGGGCGACCTGCCGGCGGAAGAGCGCCCCAAAGTCGGCGCCCTGATCAACACCGCCAAGGAACGCGTACAAGACGCCCTGAATGCCCGCAAGGATTCGCTTGAGCAGGCTGCCCTCGGCGCCAAGCTCGCGGCCGAGCGCATCGACGTCACCCTGCCTGGCCGTGGCCAGGTCTCCGGCGGCCTGCACCCGGTCACCCGTACCCTGGAACGCGTCGAGCAGTTCTTCACCCACATCGGCTACGGCATCGCCGAAGGCCCTGAGGTCGAAGACGACTATCACAACTTCGAAGCGCTCAACATCCCCGGCCACCACCCGGCCCGGGCGATGCACGACACCTTCTATTTCAACGCCAACATGCTGCTGCGTACCCACACCTCGCCGGTCCAGGTGCGCACCATGGAATCCCAGCAACCGCCGATCCGCATCGTCTGCCCGGGTCGTGTCTACCGTTGCGACTCGGATATCACCCACTCGCCGATGTTCCACCAGGTCGAAGGCCTGCTGGTCGACGAGGGCATCAGCTTCGCTGACCTCAAGGGCACCATCGAGGAATTCCTCCGTGTGTTCTTCGAGAAGGACCTCGGCGTGCGTTTCCGCCCGTCCTTCTTCCCCTTCACCGAGCCTTCGGCCGAAGTCGACATGCAATGCGTCATGTGCTCCGGCAAGGGTTGCCGCGTGTGCAAGCAGACCGGCTGGCTGGAAGTGATGGGTTGCGGCATGGTCCACCCCAACGTGCTGCGCATGTCCGGCATCGACCCGGAGAAGTACCAGGGCTTCGCCTTCGGCATGGGCGTCGAGCGTCTGGCGATGCTCCGTTATGGCGTCAACGACTTGCGCCTGTTCTTCGATAACGACCTGCGATTCCTCGCGCAATTCCGCTAG
- the rplT gene encoding 50S ribosomal protein L20 yields MARVKRGVIARKRHKKILKLAKGYYGARSRVFRVAKQAVIKAGQYAYRDRRQRKRQFRALWIARINAGARLNGLSYSRLIAGLKKAAIEIDRKVLADLAVNEKAAFAAIVEKAKAVLA; encoded by the coding sequence ATGGCTCGTGTTAAGCGCGGCGTTATCGCTCGCAAGCGTCACAAAAAGATTCTGAAACTCGCCAAAGGCTACTACGGCGCACGCAGCCGCGTGTTCCGCGTTGCCAAGCAGGCGGTGATCAAGGCTGGCCAATACGCCTACCGTGACCGTCGTCAGCGCAAACGTCAGTTCCGCGCTCTGTGGATCGCTCGTATCAACGCTGGTGCTCGTCTGAACGGTCTGTCCTACAGCCGTCTGATCGCTGGCCTGAAAAAAGCGGCCATCGAGATCGATCGCAAGGTTCTGGCCGATCTGGCAGTGAACGAAAAAGCGGCGTTTGCTGCGATTGTCGAGAAAGCGAAAGCCGTACTGGCTTAA
- the rpmI gene encoding 50S ribosomal protein L35, with protein MPKMKTKSGAAKRFLKTAAGYKHKHAFKSHILTKMSTKRKRQLRGSELMHPSDKAKVERMLRVR; from the coding sequence ATGCCAAAGATGAAAACCAAGAGCGGTGCAGCCAAGCGTTTCCTCAAGACCGCTGCTGGCTACAAACACAAGCACGCTTTCAAGAGCCACATCCTGACCAAGATGTCCACCAAGCGTAAGCGTCAACTTCGCGGTAGCGAACTGATGCATCCGTCGGACAAAGCAAAAGTCGAGCGCATGCTGCGCGTTCGTTAA
- the infC gene encoding translation initiation factor IF-3, which translates to MIIKREMRQDKRAAPKAPINENISAREVRLIGADGQQIGVVSIDEALRAAEESKLDLVEISADAVPPVCRIMDYGKHLFEKKKQAAAAKKNQHQQQIKEIKFRPGTEEGDYQVKLRNLVRFLNEGDKAKVSLRFRGREMAHQELGMELLKRVEADLAELGTVEQHPKLEGRQLMMVIAPKKKK; encoded by the coding sequence ATCATTATTAAGCGTGAAATGAGACAAGATAAACGAGCTGCACCTAAGGCCCCGATTAACGAGAATATCTCGGCTCGAGAGGTGCGACTGATTGGTGCAGACGGCCAGCAAATTGGCGTCGTCTCGATTGATGAAGCGCTTCGCGCTGCTGAAGAATCCAAGCTGGATCTGGTGGAAATTTCCGCTGATGCAGTGCCGCCCGTATGTCGGATCATGGACTACGGCAAGCACCTGTTCGAGAAGAAGAAGCAGGCTGCTGCGGCGAAGAAGAATCAGCACCAGCAACAGATCAAAGAAATCAAGTTTCGTCCAGGGACGGAAGAAGGGGATTACCAGGTAAAACTACGCAACCTGGTACGTTTCCTTAATGAGGGAGACAAGGCCAAGGTATCGCTTCGATTCCGTGGTCGTGAGATGGCTCACCAGGAGCTGGGCATGGAGCTGTTGAAGCGGGTCGAAGCTGACCTCGCCGAACTCGGCACCGTTGAACAGCATCCTAAGCTGGAAGGACGCCAGCTGATGATGGTCATCGCTCCCAAAAAGAAAAAGTAA